CCAGGCCCAGTTGCGCCTTGAGGTTGACTGGCGGTACGCAATACGGGCCTATGGCCGCCGGGGTCAAGTCGATCATTAACACGCCCAGGGCATTGAGCTTGCGCGAGTTCTGCGCATGTACATACGCCGAGGTGGCGTCGAAGGCGATCTGGATCTGGTCTTCGAGGACATGGGGCAGCAAGCCGTCGACGCCATCGGCGGTGGTCTTCAGGCCCAGCTCGCGAGCCCGCGACAGGCCTTCGGAGGTGGCGTCGATACCGACCATCCACACGGGTTCCAGCACCTCGCTGCGCATCAATTTGTACAGCAGGTCGGTGCCGATGTTGCCCGGCCCGATCAGCGCGCATCTAATCTTTTTGCTCATGTTTTTTTGGCTCCTGAAGAGGGAAGGGCGATCAAGGGACAAAGCGCAGGCTGGTGTCGCCCAGCCCGCTCATGGACAGGCTGATGCTGTCACCGGCTACCACCGGCACCAGTGGCGCCAGGGCACCGGAGAGAATGATTTCGCCACGGCGGAACGGGATGCCCAGCTCGCCCAGGGTATTGGCCAGCCAGGCCACTGCGGCGCAGGGATGGCCTTGCACCGCCGAGCCCAGGCCGGAGCCTGCCGGCTGACCGTTTTTGTGCATTTGCATGTGCACGGCGGCCAGGTCCAGCGAGCGCGGATCGACCCGCTGGCTGCCGAGGGCGAACACGCCGCAGGAGGCGTTGTCGGCCACGGTGTCCTGGATGCGAATCTGCCAGTCGTCGATCCGCGAATCGACAATCTCGAAGCACGGTACGACCCATTGGCTGGCGGCCAGGACGTCCTCGGCGCTGATGCCCGGACCTTGCAAGTCTTCGCCGAGGATAAAGGCGATTTCACCTTCGGCCCGTGGCTGGATCAGGTTGTAGCGGGCCAGGCTGACATCGCTGCCATCTTCGACTTGCATCGCATGGGTGAGGAAGCCGAAGTCCGGTTGGTGGACATCGAGCATTTCCTGCACGGCGCGGCTGGTGACCCCGATTTTCTTGCCGACCACCCGCTCGCCGAGGGCTTCGCGGCGTTGCAGGAAGTGCAGGGAAATCCGGTAGGCCTGCTCCAGGGTGATCTGCGGATAGCGCCGGGTCAGGGGCGCCAGGGTCTGGCGGCTGCGCAAGGCGTTGAACAGTTCGTCACCGAGGGCGTTGATCAAATGGGCGTCCATGGCGAAGGCTCCTGAGGGTTGGGAGAAAGAAAAGGCCCGCCCCAACGTCAACAGGGGCGAGCCCAAAGGAGTCGGTCAGCCGGGCCAAACCGACGAGTCGGCGCCGCCGTCGACATCGATGATTTTGCCGGTTACCCAGGCTGAAGCGGGGCTGGCCAGGTAGAGTGCGGCAGCGGCGATGTCTTGCGGGGTGCCAAGGCATTTGAGAGGCGTATTGTTTTCCATCACCTCGCGCATGGCGGCGGGCATCACGCCGTTCAACGCCTCGGTCAGCGTCGGTCCGGGCGCAACGGCGTTGACGCGGATCTGCGGCGCAAAGTCCTGGGCCAGCAGGCGGGTCAAATGGCTGAGGGCAGCCTTGGCGGCGCCATAGGCGCTGAAATGGCGCTGGGCATAACGCGCCGCCACCGAACTGATATTGATGATGTTGCCGCCACCGGCCTCGCGCATCAGCGGTACGCACAATTGGCAGAAGGCGTAGCTGGTGGCGACGTTGAAGTTCAGCACCTGGGCGAACGCTTCGGGCGTCATCGCCAACGGATCGTTGGGCCCGCCACCACCGACGTTGTTCACCAGGTGAGTGATCCGACCCATTTGTTCCACGCTTTGACGCACCAGAGCCTGACGTTGCCCGGCATCGTTGACGTCACAGGCGATGGCCAAGGCGCGTCGGCCCAGGCCACGCACTTCTTCGGCCACTGCTTCTACCTCGTCCAGCGAACGCGCCGAACACACCACGTCGGCACCGGCTTCGGCAAACGC
The Pseudomonas sp. MYb327 DNA segment above includes these coding regions:
- a CDS encoding glucose 1-dehydrogenase; this translates as MSILQRFEMHGSVAIVTGSGRGIGRAIALAFAEAGADVVCSARSLDEVEAVAEEVRGLGRRALAIACDVNDAGQRQALVRQSVEQMGRITHLVNNVGGGGPNDPLAMTPEAFAQVLNFNVATSYAFCQLCVPLMREAGGGNIINISSVAARYAQRHFSAYGAAKAALSHLTRLLAQDFAPQIRVNAVAPGPTLTEALNGVMPAAMREVMENNTPLKCLGTPQDIAAAALYLASPASAWVTGKIIDVDGGADSSVWPG
- a CDS encoding fumarylacetoacetate hydrolase family protein — protein: MDAHLINALGDELFNALRSRQTLAPLTRRYPQITLEQAYRISLHFLQRREALGERVVGKKIGVTSRAVQEMLDVHQPDFGFLTHAMQVEDGSDVSLARYNLIQPRAEGEIAFILGEDLQGPGISAEDVLAASQWVVPCFEIVDSRIDDWQIRIQDTVADNASCGVFALGSQRVDPRSLDLAAVHMQMHKNGQPAGSGLGSAVQGHPCAAVAWLANTLGELGIPFRRGEIILSGALAPLVPVVAGDSISLSMSGLGDTSLRFVP